In Arthrobacter citreus, a genomic segment contains:
- a CDS encoding HNH endonuclease signature motif containing protein, with the protein MDQNGSPTGPGPGPGPGTGPGTAQAAAGSFSVFVAGFGMAISGDTCQPGTVGQRAGSDLQEQGGVYRDGFSGSLALQSVGSLNEEQAGDVLSRLNHLSRWVQAQQARVLSRMQTIYEDESLFLSGLPDRDMAFSLAAEEAARILGVPTGTGTKLMLEARSLSTTHASTLERLGTGQVSYGHVQTMVEQSVGVPATELAAFETELLESAAGDTAAQFRVKARRLRENLYPETIVERQCTAFEARRICLQPETDGMSWISALLAAETAQTIYNQLSKAARGEQAAGDPRRVDQLRADILAELLEGHHHPGTGTGTGTGTGTGTGTGTGAYSDAGADAGTDTDTDSDADGDSRGVRRAKTSKQFDDCHGSKARTEILVLINAETLFGADDRAAELLGYGPISPERARRMAREAVKWTPVERDPNTAEILRVGNRRKVAEGLKRFLRARDGTCRFPGCGTNALISEIDHTKPWAQGGATHHDNLEHLCRRHHMFKTRGFWKACQPSPGVIEWTSPGGRKYRTEPQLSLARDKDGSSPVEEAADTPGCRNSQRADAMGGTDPRLPGLLDRGDPDGYGSDPPPF; encoded by the coding sequence ATGGATCAGAACGGATCTCCCACCGGCCCCGGCCCCGGCCCCGGCCCCGGCACCGGCCCCGGCACCGCACAGGCGGCAGCTGGCAGCTTCTCGGTTTTTGTTGCCGGGTTCGGTATGGCGATTTCGGGTGACACTTGCCAGCCCGGCACTGTTGGCCAGCGGGCCGGCAGTGATCTCCAGGAGCAGGGCGGGGTTTACCGGGACGGATTCTCCGGTTCACTGGCGTTGCAAAGTGTGGGGTCTCTGAACGAGGAACAAGCCGGGGACGTGCTGTCCCGTTTGAACCACCTGTCCCGGTGGGTGCAGGCACAGCAGGCCAGGGTCCTGTCCCGGATGCAGACCATCTACGAGGATGAAAGCCTGTTCCTCTCCGGCCTTCCTGACAGGGACATGGCCTTCAGCCTGGCGGCGGAGGAAGCCGCGAGGATTCTGGGGGTGCCTACCGGTACGGGAACCAAGTTGATGCTCGAAGCCCGATCCCTCAGCACAACCCACGCCTCCACCCTGGAACGGTTGGGAACCGGGCAGGTCAGTTACGGACACGTTCAGACCATGGTTGAGCAGTCCGTAGGTGTGCCGGCCACCGAGCTGGCAGCGTTCGAAACCGAATTGTTGGAGTCTGCCGCGGGCGATACCGCTGCACAGTTTCGGGTGAAGGCTCGGCGGCTGCGCGAGAACCTGTATCCGGAAACCATTGTGGAGCGTCAGTGCACTGCGTTTGAGGCCCGGCGGATTTGCCTGCAGCCCGAAACCGACGGCATGTCCTGGATTTCAGCGCTTCTGGCCGCCGAGACAGCACAAACAATCTATAACCAGCTCAGCAAGGCCGCCCGGGGTGAGCAAGCGGCTGGAGATCCGCGCCGGGTGGATCAGCTGCGTGCGGATATCCTCGCGGAACTTCTGGAGGGGCATCATCATCCTGGCACTGGCACTGGCACTGGCACTGGCACTGGCACTGGCACTGGCACTGGCACCGGCGCCTACTCCGACGCCGGAGCGGATGCTGGGACCGACACCGACACCGACTCTGACGCCGACGGCGACAGTCGTGGCGTGCGCCGGGCCAAGACCAGCAAACAGTTCGATGATTGCCACGGATCAAAAGCCCGGACCGAAATCTTGGTGCTGATTAACGCCGAAACGTTGTTCGGAGCCGACGATCGCGCAGCTGAACTGCTGGGGTACGGTCCAATCAGTCCTGAAAGGGCCCGGCGGATGGCACGCGAAGCCGTGAAGTGGACACCTGTGGAGAGGGATCCCAACACCGCGGAGATCCTGCGGGTGGGCAATCGGCGAAAAGTTGCTGAGGGTCTCAAACGGTTCCTCCGGGCCAGAGACGGGACCTGCCGGTTCCCCGGTTGCGGGACCAACGCGCTGATCTCTGAGATAGACCATACAAAACCGTGGGCCCAGGGCGGAGCCACGCATCACGACAACTTGGAACACCTGTGCCGGCGGCACCACATGTTCAAAACCAGGGGTTTCTGGAAAGCCTGCCAGCCCAGTCCTGGAGTCATCGAGTGGACGTCGCCGGGAGGACGGAAGTACCGCACCGAGCCGCAGCTCAGCCTGGCCCGGGACAAGGACGGTTCTTCACCTGTGGAGGAGGCCGCAGATACTCCCGGTTGCCGCAACAGCCAAAGGGCGGATGCGATGGGAGGAACAGACCCACGGCTTCCAGGTTTATTGGACCGCGGTGACCCGGACGGTTATGGCTCCGATCCTCCGCCCTTCTAA
- a CDS encoding redoxin domain-containing protein has protein sequence MAALRGTPVVLVFYPFAFSGVCTGELDELQGAQTEINRAGARMLAVSCDSKYALRAYAQQRGYTFDLLADFWPHGQVSEAYGAFDAELGRPVRASFIIDGGGLIRSEIRSDPGSPRPLQAYLDALKEIPPA, from the coding sequence TTGGCGGCCTTGCGGGGAACGCCCGTCGTCCTGGTCTTTTATCCATTCGCCTTCTCCGGTGTATGCACCGGAGAGCTGGATGAACTGCAGGGCGCCCAGACAGAGATCAACCGTGCGGGAGCCAGAATGCTGGCGGTTTCCTGCGACTCCAAGTACGCACTGCGGGCCTATGCGCAGCAGCGCGGATACACCTTTGACCTGCTGGCCGACTTTTGGCCGCACGGACAGGTGTCCGAAGCCTACGGTGCTTTCGACGCGGAGCTCGGCCGCCCGGTGCGGGCCTCGTTTATCATCGATGGTGGGGGACTGATCCGCAGCGAGATCCGGTCGGATCCTGGATCGCCCCGTCCTTTGCAGGCCTATCTGGATGCACTCAAGGAGATACCCCCGGCATGA
- a CDS encoding DUF3052 domain-containing protein, whose amino-acid sequence MSEAEAVTDKNVAGRLGFKDQDLIQEFGYDEDVDFDLRDGLEDLVGSELLTEEDHEVVDGVILWWRSDDGDLVDALVDSITTLDDGGVVWVLTPKSGRDGYVPPADIEEAAPTAGLHVTTSPAVSSDWAATRLVARRKK is encoded by the coding sequence GTGAGCGAGGCCGAAGCCGTCACGGATAAGAACGTGGCGGGAAGATTGGGTTTCAAAGACCAAGACCTGATTCAGGAATTCGGTTACGACGAGGACGTCGATTTCGACCTCCGAGACGGCCTCGAGGACTTGGTGGGGAGCGAGCTCCTGACGGAGGAGGACCACGAAGTCGTAGACGGAGTCATCCTCTGGTGGCGTTCCGACGACGGGGATCTGGTGGACGCCCTGGTGGATTCCATCACCACCCTCGACGACGGCGGCGTTGTCTGGGTCCTGACTCCCAAATCGGGACGGGACGGGTACGTTCCGCCTGCCGATATTGAAGAGGCAGCACCCACAGCGGGCCTGCACGTTACTACATCACCAGCAGTCAGCAGCGACTGGGCCGCAACCCGCCTCGTCGCCCGCCGCAAGAAGTAG
- the aceE gene encoding pyruvate dehydrogenase (acetyl-transferring), homodimeric type: protein MQSLDELIRSQGTERAQYIMRSLLQRAGAQSVGVPMVTTTDYVNTIPVDQEPEFPGDEEVERRYRAWLRWNAAIMVHRAQRPGIGVGGHISTYAGAATLYEVGMNHFFRGKDHPGGGDQIYFQGHASPGMYARAFLEGRLSEEDMDGFRQEKSREGHALSSYPHPRSMPDFWEFPTVSMGIGPMNAIYQAQSNRYLQNRGLKDTSDQHVWAFLGDGEMDEPESRGLLQLAANDKLDNLTFVVNCNLQRLDGPVRGNGKIMQELEAFFRGAGWNVIKVLWGREWDSLLEKDKNGALVDIMNSTPDGDYQTYKAENGGFVREHFFGKSPETKELVASLTDEEIWQLKRGGHDYRKVYAAYKAAMEFKGKPTVILAHTVKGYGLGTHFEGRNATHQMKKLTLDDLKAFRDHLRIPISDEQLEADPYQPPYYNPGPDAPEIKYMLERRRELGGNVPERRVKHAPVKLPDEKAYEVANRGSGKQMAATTMAFVRLLKDLMRDKEFGKRIVPIIPDEARTFGMDSFFPTAKIYNPKGQNYLSVDRDLVLAYKESPQGQIVHVGINEGGSIAAFTAAGTAYATHGEPLIPVYVFYSMFGFQRTGDYIWAASDQMARGFLISATAGRTTLTGEGLQHADGHSPILASTNPAVKTYDPAYGYEIGHIVRHGLEEMYGPDSKDPNVIYNIMVYNEPILQPKAPEELDVEGIIKGIYLLAPAKIDGPRAQLLASGVAVPWALEAQKILAEDWGVSADVWSVTSWNELRRDGLAAEEDAFLHPDAEPRVPFVTKQLAGATGPIVASTDYMKAVPDQIRQFVPNEFATLGADDFGFADTRAAARRYFKIDSHSMVVRTLEMLARRGEVDASAPTEAIKKYDLLNVNAGTSGNAGGDA from the coding sequence ATGCAGTCACTCGATGAACTGATCCGTTCCCAGGGCACCGAAAGGGCCCAGTACATCATGCGTTCCCTGCTCCAGCGCGCCGGTGCGCAGTCGGTTGGCGTTCCCATGGTCACCACCACTGACTATGTGAACACCATTCCCGTGGATCAGGAACCGGAATTCCCGGGCGACGAGGAAGTCGAGCGGCGCTACCGCGCATGGCTGCGCTGGAATGCCGCCATCATGGTGCACCGCGCCCAGCGTCCCGGAATCGGCGTCGGCGGACACATCTCCACCTATGCCGGTGCAGCAACCCTTTATGAAGTGGGCATGAATCACTTCTTCCGGGGCAAGGACCATCCGGGCGGCGGAGACCAGATTTACTTCCAGGGTCACGCCTCCCCCGGCATGTACGCGCGTGCCTTCCTTGAAGGCCGGCTGTCCGAAGAAGACATGGACGGGTTCCGGCAGGAGAAGTCCCGCGAGGGACACGCTCTTTCCTCGTACCCGCACCCGCGCTCGATGCCGGACTTCTGGGAGTTCCCCACCGTGTCCATGGGTATTGGCCCCATGAACGCGATCTACCAGGCGCAGTCCAACCGGTACCTGCAGAACCGCGGTCTCAAGGACACGTCCGACCAGCACGTCTGGGCCTTCCTGGGCGACGGCGAAATGGATGAGCCTGAATCGCGCGGCCTGCTCCAGCTTGCAGCCAACGACAAGCTGGACAACCTGACGTTCGTGGTGAACTGCAACCTGCAGCGCCTCGACGGTCCGGTGCGCGGCAACGGCAAGATCATGCAGGAACTGGAAGCCTTCTTCCGGGGCGCCGGCTGGAACGTCATTAAGGTTCTTTGGGGCCGCGAGTGGGACTCGCTGCTGGAGAAGGACAAGAACGGCGCGCTGGTGGACATCATGAATTCCACCCCCGACGGCGACTACCAGACCTACAAGGCCGAGAACGGCGGCTTTGTCCGCGAGCACTTCTTCGGCAAGAGCCCCGAGACCAAGGAACTGGTCGCGAGCCTCACCGATGAGGAAATCTGGCAGCTCAAGCGCGGCGGGCATGACTACCGCAAGGTCTACGCTGCGTACAAGGCCGCCATGGAGTTCAAGGGCAAGCCGACCGTCATCCTGGCCCACACGGTCAAGGGCTACGGCCTGGGCACGCACTTCGAGGGACGCAACGCGACCCACCAGATGAAGAAGCTGACCCTGGATGATCTGAAGGCCTTCCGCGACCACCTGCGGATCCCGATCAGCGACGAGCAGCTCGAAGCCGATCCGTACCAGCCCCCGTACTACAACCCGGGCCCCGACGCTCCGGAGATCAAGTACATGCTTGAGCGCAGGCGCGAACTCGGCGGCAACGTTCCCGAGCGCCGGGTCAAGCACGCACCGGTGAAGCTGCCGGATGAAAAGGCGTACGAGGTTGCCAACCGCGGTTCCGGCAAGCAGATGGCCGCCACCACCATGGCCTTCGTGCGTTTGCTCAAGGACCTCATGCGGGACAAGGAATTCGGCAAGCGGATTGTGCCGATCATCCCCGATGAAGCACGCACCTTCGGCATGGACTCTTTCTTCCCGACGGCAAAGATCTACAACCCCAAGGGACAGAATTACCTCTCCGTGGACCGGGACCTCGTCCTGGCCTACAAGGAGTCCCCGCAGGGCCAGATTGTGCACGTGGGCATCAACGAAGGCGGTTCCATCGCTGCGTTCACCGCGGCCGGCACTGCCTACGCCACCCATGGTGAACCGCTGATTCCGGTGTACGTCTTCTACTCGATGTTCGGGTTCCAGCGCACCGGTGACTACATCTGGGCAGCCAGCGACCAGATGGCCCGCGGCTTCCTGATTTCGGCAACCGCAGGACGCACCACCCTGACCGGTGAGGGCCTGCAGCACGCTGACGGCCATTCACCGATCCTGGCCTCGACAAACCCGGCTGTGAAGACCTACGACCCGGCCTACGGGTACGAGATCGGGCACATTGTCCGGCACGGCCTTGAGGAGATGTACGGCCCGGATTCGAAGGATCCGAACGTCATCTACAACATCATGGTTTACAACGAGCCGATCCTGCAGCCGAAGGCTCCTGAGGAGCTGGACGTCGAAGGCATCATCAAGGGCATCTACCTGCTGGCGCCGGCCAAGATCGACGGCCCCCGCGCCCAGCTGCTGGCCTCCGGCGTTGCCGTGCCGTGGGCTCTGGAAGCCCAGAAGATCCTGGCCGAGGACTGGGGCGTTTCCGCCGATGTCTGGTCAGTAACTTCCTGGAACGAGCTTCGCCGCGATGGCCTGGCTGCCGAGGAGGACGCGTTCCTGCACCCCGACGCCGAACCCCGCGTGCCGTTTGTCACCAAGCAGCTCGCAGGCGCCACCGGACCGATCGTCGCCAGCACGGACTATATGAAGGCCGTACCGGACCAGATCCGGCAGTTCGTTCCCAACGAATTCGCCACTCTCGGTGCTGACGACTTCGGGTTCGCTGACACCCGGGCCGCCGCACGCCGGTACTTCAAGATCGATTCGCACTCCATGGTTGTCCGGACCCTGGAAATGCTCGCCCGCCGCGGCGAGGTTGACGCCAGTGCGCCGACTGAAGCGATCAAGAAGTACGACCTGCTCAACGTGAATGCGGGAACCTCCGGCAACGCCGGCGGCGACGCCTAA